The proteins below come from a single Candidatus Planktophila dulcis genomic window:
- a CDS encoding heavy-metal-associated domain-containing protein, with the protein MNKTFEVKGMTCGHCEGRVTSEILTIPGVTEVIASAEKANVIVESEVEISQESIELAVQRAGYSVVK; encoded by the coding sequence ATGAATAAGACATTCGAAGTCAAGGGTATGACATGTGGGCATTGTGAAGGACGGGTGACAAGTGAAATCCTGACAATACCTGGAGTTACAGAAGTTATCGCCAGTGCCGAAAAAGCGAACGTTATAGTTGAATCCGAAGTTGAAATCTCACAAGAATCTATTGAGCTTGCTGTGCAAAGAGCTGGTTACTCTGTCGTTAAGTAG
- a CDS encoding Gfo/Idh/MocA family protein, which produces MSALPKPHIFTAAESKPLRWGIFGAGWISEAMVKTAQLNSNQQFVAVASRTPGKAEAFAQKWNIDSFHNSYEELAARDDIDAIYLGTLPSDRLEVALVAINAGKHVLIEKPITMDYDEAQQIYAAAKAKKVLAMEAMWTRFLPQMDIARQLVADGALGDVELVVSNFCQNNLGVTRLFTLGGGNPIIDMGIYPAALSQQFLGNPDEIHAFGKLHPNDIDEETHTFMRFANGSRSNFVLSARTTLPHWAGVSGSKGAITFGTPWFTPSSITFHESTFNGAQSTWVDDLGIPEHFGLIYQVHAFAQYVDQGLLEGPLYTHHDSLSNIKTVLEIGNLIGTRYK; this is translated from the coding sequence ATGAGCGCACTACCAAAGCCACATATCTTCACAGCAGCTGAATCAAAGCCACTACGGTGGGGAATCTTTGGTGCAGGTTGGATTTCAGAGGCGATGGTAAAAACCGCGCAACTTAATTCAAATCAACAATTTGTTGCAGTGGCATCTCGCACACCTGGCAAAGCTGAAGCTTTTGCTCAGAAGTGGAATATCGACTCCTTCCATAACTCTTATGAAGAACTTGCTGCTCGCGATGATATTGATGCCATCTACCTCGGCACACTTCCATCAGATCGCTTAGAGGTCGCACTTGTTGCCATTAACGCAGGCAAGCATGTGTTGATAGAAAAGCCAATCACTATGGATTACGACGAGGCGCAGCAGATCTATGCAGCGGCTAAAGCGAAGAAGGTTCTTGCTATGGAGGCGATGTGGACACGCTTCTTGCCACAGATGGATATTGCCCGACAACTAGTTGCAGATGGTGCACTCGGTGATGTTGAACTCGTTGTCTCTAACTTCTGCCAGAACAATCTCGGAGTTACTCGCCTCTTTACTCTGGGTGGCGGAAATCCCATTATTGATATGGGTATCTACCCGGCGGCTCTGTCTCAACAATTCTTAGGTAATCCCGACGAGATTCATGCATTTGGAAAGTTACATCCCAATGATATTGATGAAGAGACTCATACCTTTATGCGCTTTGCTAATGGATCACGTTCTAACTTCGTTCTCTCAGCTCGCACAACTCTTCCTCACTGGGCTGGGGTCTCTGGTTCAAAGGGTGCAATCACATTTGGAACCCCTTGGTTTACTCCATCTTCTATTACCTTCCACGAATCCACATTTAATGGAGCTCAGAGCACGTGGGTTGATGACCTTGGAATTCCTGAACATTTTGGGCTTATCTATCAGGTGCATGCCTTTGCTCAATATGTTGACCAAGGTCTTCTTGAAGGCCCTCTTTACACACATCACGATTCACTCTCCAATATCAAGACCGTTCTTGAGATTGGCAATCTCATCGGAACTCGCTACAAGTAA
- a CDS encoding DMT family transporter, whose amino-acid sequence MNQLTQVNQSKLISSKYMAVALSKTQRSGLLFAFLGIFAFSLSLPFTKLALKSFDPFFTAFARPVIAAVIAIPLMMIAKVPMLPRNLWKPTAFTAAGAVFGWPILIALALQRTTSAHVSVIAAVMPLVTAIIAVIKHKKHPGLSFWVASSLGTVLLVAFSITRGGGTNADLKTDLLIIGAVIASSYCYVEGAALTSHMPGWQVISWVVVVSLPIALPAAAFVYAQTNADYSFHGDALFGLLAIGLSSMYLGFFAWYRGLRDFGVAHGSQVQQLQAIMTLGWSALLLGETVTLTMALSAIGIVLCVLWALSNVNRVK is encoded by the coding sequence ATGAATCAGCTCACACAGGTAAATCAATCAAAGTTAATCTCAAGTAAGTACATGGCAGTAGCGCTGAGTAAGACCCAACGAAGTGGGCTGCTCTTCGCCTTTCTTGGAATCTTTGCATTCTCACTCTCACTGCCATTTACCAAGCTGGCCCTGAAGAGCTTTGATCCATTCTTTACAGCTTTTGCACGCCCTGTGATTGCTGCAGTCATAGCAATACCGCTGATGATGATTGCCAAAGTTCCGATGCTTCCTCGTAATTTGTGGAAGCCCACAGCATTTACGGCAGCAGGTGCTGTCTTTGGTTGGCCAATCTTGATTGCACTTGCTTTACAGAGAACCACTTCAGCACATGTTTCAGTGATTGCAGCTGTGATGCCCCTTGTTACAGCAATCATCGCAGTCATTAAACATAAGAAGCATCCTGGACTTTCTTTCTGGGTTGCTTCATCACTTGGAACAGTCCTTCTCGTGGCATTTTCCATCACTCGTGGTGGCGGCACCAATGCAGATCTCAAGACTGATCTGCTCATTATTGGAGCAGTGATCGCTTCCTCCTACTGTTATGTGGAAGGTGCTGCACTGACCTCGCATATGCCTGGTTGGCAGGTCATTTCCTGGGTTGTCGTTGTAAGTCTTCCCATCGCACTACCTGCCGCAGCCTTTGTCTATGCGCAGACAAATGCAGATTACTCATTCCATGGTGATGCACTCTTTGGATTGCTAGCAATTGGTTTGTCCTCAATGTATCTAGGCTTCTTTGCTTGGTATCGAGGGCTACGTGACTTTGGTGTTGCTCACGGATCTCAGGTGCAGCAATTGCAAGCAATCATGACTTTGGGTTGGTCTGCGCTCCTACTTGGTGAAACCGTAACGCTTACGATGGCGTTATCTGCTATCGGAATCGTTCTCTGCGTTCTATGGGCCTTATCAAATGTGAATAGAGTCAAGTAA
- a CDS encoding DUF2231 domain-containing protein codes for MRKFLIVTIVSTLIIIVTYFLPSGVWAEFGELPAHPLIIHGVVVLLPLLAILLLAGLFWKNLLKKLHLPLIGALALSVVGVLAAKSSGYSLSAVVGLPKSHAQWGNYLVLLAIALVSSFVLFSYFSFYKKSKIASSSLGVLMAFLAVCAIGMTYVVGHSGAESVWKYKYNSVKDQQGLP; via the coding sequence ATGCGAAAGTTTTTGATAGTCACAATTGTTTCAACGCTAATTATTATTGTTACTTACTTCCTGCCAAGTGGAGTTTGGGCCGAATTTGGAGAATTGCCAGCGCACCCGCTGATAATTCATGGCGTAGTAGTTCTTTTGCCATTGCTTGCAATTCTTCTGCTTGCAGGACTTTTTTGGAAAAATCTACTTAAGAAGTTACATCTTCCCCTTATAGGAGCACTTGCACTTTCTGTAGTAGGCGTTCTTGCTGCCAAGTCGTCTGGATACTCGCTATCGGCCGTAGTAGGTCTTCCAAAGTCTCATGCACAGTGGGGCAATTACCTAGTCTTACTTGCCATTGCACTCGTATCCTCATTTGTACTTTTTTCATATTTTTCTTTCTATAAGAAAAGCAAGATAGCGTCATCAAGCCTAGGAGTTCTAATGGCTTTTCTGGCGGTTTGTGCGATTGGAATGACCTATGTAGTTGGCCATTCAGGTGCAGAAAGTGTTTGGAAGTACAAATACAATTCCGTTAAGGACCAGCAAGGATTACCATAG
- a CDS encoding nuclear transport factor 2 family protein: protein MLIYSSIVEKLVRKTFLAVQNHNYEEVLKGVSTTNLTHRFAGPNSLGGIRHDKEAMSRWFKRVGTVLPNLKFEVTSVLVQGGPWNTTVIARWVATCNLENGEPYVNPGIHVIKLRWGKAYDFDVYEDTFAVTAGLEKQAKSGIAEASAPQIVS, encoded by the coding sequence ATGCTTATTTACAGTTCAATCGTTGAGAAATTGGTACGTAAAACTTTTCTTGCCGTCCAAAATCACAATTATGAAGAAGTGTTAAAGGGTGTGTCCACTACCAACCTCACCCATCGTTTTGCAGGTCCTAACTCACTGGGTGGCATCCGACATGACAAAGAAGCTATGAGTCGATGGTTCAAACGAGTAGGGACTGTGCTGCCAAATCTTAAGTTTGAGGTAACAAGTGTTTTAGTTCAAGGAGGGCCATGGAACACAACAGTTATTGCCCGATGGGTAGCAACCTGCAATCTTGAAAATGGAGAACCTTACGTAAATCCTGGAATCCATGTAATCAAACTGCGCTGGGGCAAGGCATATGACTTCGATGTTTATGAAGATACTTTTGCGGTTACAGCAGGGCTAGAGAAACAAGCAAAGTCGGGAATTGCAGAAGCTAGTGCTCCCCAAATTGTGAGCTAA
- a CDS encoding transaldolase family protein — MTQSPFLYMKENSPTVLWNDSADPKELKDALNWGIVGATCNPVIALTAIKADAPHWVSRIKEYAKSHPAATEDEIGWAMVKELSTNAAKLLEGEFEKYNGRNGRLSIQTDPRNFRNAQALAEQAVEFSRLAKNMIVKIPVTTEAISAFEEATYQGVSLNATVSFSVAQTVAVAEAIERGLKRREAEGLDISQMGPVCTIMVGRVDDWVKVSAEKLGAKVDPEILEWSGVAVFRNAHKIYQQRGYRTRLLSAAFRNHMHWSEILGGDCVISPPYSWQVKINEMGITPNLNSVNEPIEARILDPLLENFPEFRKMYDVDGLAVEDFTNFGGTLRTLRGFLQSVNDLESFVRDVTVPNPDK, encoded by the coding sequence ATGACTCAATCACCATTTCTCTATATGAAGGAGAACTCCCCAACAGTTCTCTGGAATGACTCGGCAGATCCCAAAGAGTTAAAGGATGCACTTAACTGGGGAATCGTTGGAGCAACATGCAATCCGGTTATTGCACTGACTGCTATCAAGGCAGATGCACCTCACTGGGTCTCTCGCATTAAGGAATATGCCAAGTCTCATCCGGCAGCCACAGAAGATGAAATTGGTTGGGCGATGGTTAAAGAGCTCTCAACAAATGCTGCAAAGCTGCTTGAAGGTGAGTTTGAGAAATACAACGGCCGCAATGGTCGTCTTTCGATTCAAACTGACCCTCGTAACTTCAGAAATGCACAGGCGCTTGCAGAACAAGCAGTGGAGTTTTCACGGCTTGCCAAGAATATGATTGTGAAAATTCCTGTCACGACTGAGGCAATATCTGCTTTTGAAGAGGCTACATATCAAGGTGTGAGCCTGAATGCGACAGTTTCATTCTCTGTGGCACAAACGGTGGCAGTTGCTGAAGCGATCGAACGGGGTCTTAAGCGCCGTGAAGCAGAAGGTCTTGATATCTCGCAGATGGGCCCTGTCTGCACCATCATGGTGGGACGTGTTGATGATTGGGTGAAAGTGAGCGCCGAAAAATTGGGCGCTAAAGTCGATCCAGAGATCTTAGAGTGGTCAGGTGTTGCAGTCTTTAGGAATGCACACAAGATTTATCAGCAGCGCGGCTATCGCACACGTTTGCTCTCAGCTGCCTTTCGTAACCACATGCACTGGTCTGAAATTCTCGGTGGGGATTGCGTCATCTCTCCCCCATATTCATGGCAGGTCAAGATCAATGAGATGGGAATTACCCCCAACCTCAATAGTGTGAATGAGCCAATCGAAGCCCGCATTCTTGACCCACTCTTGGAGAACTTCCCAGAGTTTAGAAAGATGTATGACGTTGATGGTCTTGCAGTAGAAGATTTCACAAACTTCGGAGGAACTCTGCGTACACTTCGTGGATTCTTGCAATCAGTTAACGATCTCGAATCATTTGTTCGTGATGTCACCGTTCCTAATCCAGATAAGTAA
- a CDS encoding CBS domain-containing protein, producing MKVSAIISGKRVETISASASVHDLVNSLNSHHVGALVVSSDGKKIDGIVSERDVVRAMPGKLDQLIGMHVRDIMTVDVHTCTPDSTIAELMKMMTELRIRHVPVVDAAGSLISIVSIGDVVKNHVSELDSERQALRDYVASGN from the coding sequence ATGAAGGTAAGTGCAATCATTTCAGGCAAGCGCGTTGAAACTATCTCTGCCAGCGCCAGTGTTCATGACTTAGTCAACTCCCTTAATTCACATCACGTTGGCGCACTGGTCGTATCCAGTGACGGCAAGAAGATTGATGGAATCGTCTCTGAACGCGATGTTGTTCGCGCGATGCCTGGAAAACTCGATCAACTTATTGGCATGCACGTTCGAGACATCATGACTGTTGATGTGCACACCTGCACGCCAGATTCCACCATTGCCGAACTGATGAAGATGATGACTGAGCTACGCATTCGCCACGTGCCGGTAGTAGATGCTGCAGGATCACTGATTTCAATAGTCTCTATTGGCGATGTTGTTAAAAACCATGTCAGTGAACTCGATTCTGAGCGCCAAGCCCTCAGAGATTATGTCGCAAGCGGTAATTGA
- a CDS encoding sugar phosphate isomerase/epimerase family protein, translated as MTAQIRVGTAPDSWGVWFPSEPHQVPWDRFLDEVVEAGYHWIELGPYGYLPTDPKQLEDELGKRNLKMTAGTVFTGFHKEDESQWQRAWDQALAVANLVSKLGVEHLVVIPDLWRDDKTGQARESRTLSNEQWKRLAAGHNKLGKALLEEFGIHQQFHSHADSHIGTYQEVERYLQETDPKYSNLCLDTGHFAYYLGDNLKLMNAYPERIGYLHLKQVHPDILAETLKNDVPFGDAVAKGVMTEPGFEGVPKFAPIIERALEINPEIFAIIEQDMYGCPVDMPFPIAQRTREHILAATRAARVK; from the coding sequence ATGACAGCACAGATCCGCGTAGGCACAGCACCTGATTCATGGGGCGTCTGGTTTCCCAGTGAACCGCATCAGGTTCCTTGGGATCGCTTCCTTGATGAAGTTGTAGAAGCTGGTTACCACTGGATTGAACTTGGACCCTACGGTTATCTTCCAACAGATCCTAAGCAGCTTGAAGATGAGCTCGGTAAGCGAAACTTAAAAATGACTGCGGGAACAGTCTTTACAGGTTTTCACAAGGAAGATGAGAGCCAATGGCAGCGAGCTTGGGATCAAGCACTTGCTGTGGCAAACCTAGTCTCCAAGTTAGGTGTTGAACACCTCGTTGTTATTCCAGATCTATGGCGAGATGACAAGACCGGTCAAGCTCGAGAATCACGCACACTCTCTAATGAGCAGTGGAAGCGACTTGCAGCAGGACATAACAAGTTAGGTAAGGCACTTCTTGAAGAGTTTGGAATCCATCAACAATTCCACTCCCATGCAGATAGCCATATCGGTACCTATCAAGAAGTTGAGCGCTACCTGCAAGAGACTGATCCGAAGTATTCAAATCTATGCCTTGATACCGGTCACTTTGCTTATTACTTGGGCGATAACCTCAAGTTGATGAACGCTTATCCAGAGCGCATTGGATACTTGCATCTGAAGCAAGTGCATCCCGATATCTTGGCTGAGACGCTAAAGAATGATGTTCCTTTTGGTGACGCCGTTGCCAAGGGCGTTATGACAGAGCCTGGCTTTGAAGGAGTTCCAAAGTTTGCTCCCATCATTGAGCGCGCACTAGAAATCAATCCAGAAATCTTTGCCATCATTGAGCAAGATATGTATGGATGCCCAGTTGATATGCCATTTCCTATTGCCCAGCGCACACGCGAGCACATCCTTGCTGCAACACGCGCTGCTCGAGTGAAGTAG
- a CDS encoding TipAS antibiotic-recognition domain-containing protein, whose amino-acid sequence MKFGIHSEQYQNKHSKEEEQKFTQVFGELTSEFASKMAEGVLAGDESVQALVKQHYDFILQFWTPTKEAYKSLAMSYILPSSYRDHYEEIAKGLGKFHYDAVCIWADKNL is encoded by the coding sequence ATGAAATTTGGTATCCATTCCGAGCAATATCAGAACAAGCATTCAAAAGAAGAAGAGCAGAAATTTACTCAAGTCTTCGGTGAATTAACATCTGAGTTTGCTTCAAAAATGGCTGAGGGAGTTCTAGCAGGGGATGAGAGCGTTCAGGCTCTGGTGAAGCAACATTACGATTTCATACTTCAATTCTGGACTCCAACGAAAGAGGCTTATAAGTCACTTGCTATGAGTTACATCCTTCCGTCCTCGTATAGAGACCACTATGAGGAAATAGCAAAGGGGTTAGGCAAGTTTCATTACGATGCTGTTTGTATTTGGGCTGATAAGAACTTGTAA
- a CDS encoding ubiquinol-cytochrome c reductase iron-sulfur subunit — translation MEPISRRSFLAGVCAVVALGGSEVPAAANTAVKKLPGGRLSVDLKAVPALAKVGGATRIGSVKGVPVAIARTGTSKYIAFNLLCPHQKVTVTQNEKGWVCNAHGSEFESDGDLALGPATTGLARVPMKISKGLATIG, via the coding sequence ATGGAACCAATCTCACGTCGTTCTTTCCTTGCTGGTGTTTGTGCAGTTGTCGCATTAGGTGGAAGTGAGGTCCCCGCTGCAGCGAATACAGCGGTGAAGAAACTTCCTGGTGGCCGTCTATCGGTTGATCTAAAGGCGGTGCCTGCATTGGCAAAAGTTGGTGGAGCAACAAGGATTGGTTCTGTAAAGGGGGTGCCAGTTGCGATCGCTCGCACTGGCACCTCTAAATACATTGCCTTTAATCTTTTATGCCCGCATCAAAAGGTAACTGTCACGCAAAATGAGAAAGGGTGGGTTTGCAATGCCCATGGCTCTGAATTCGAATCTGACGGCGATTTGGCGTTAGGTCCAGCCACGACAGGGCTGGCTCGGGTACCAATGAAGATCTCAAAAGGTCTAGCCACCATCGGGTAA
- a CDS encoding TerC family protein, translating to MISSTEWLVTIGILGTVIILDLILAIVRRNKETTPREALSWTLFYVVAAIAFGYLLPQWAPAEYRKEFIAGWLTEYSLSVDNLFVFIILLSTLKIKKESQQLVLLLGIMIAIVLRVILIFLGVALVTRFTWVFFFFGAFLIFTAYKLVNEKENVEDDEAKLVTFLRKRGFSNFAIALIALGITDLIFALDSIPAILGLTTSSYVVITANIFALMGLRQLYFLLQGLMDRLIHLSRGLAFILAFIGVKMVLHAVHSLGVHVPEISLELSLGVIITTLTVTAITSLYATRNVEKPKA from the coding sequence ATGATTTCATCAACAGAATGGCTTGTGACCATAGGAATCCTTGGCACAGTCATTATCTTGGACCTCATCCTTGCAATTGTCCGCCGCAATAAGGAGACCACACCGCGCGAAGCGCTGAGCTGGACTCTCTTCTATGTCGTTGCAGCTATCGCATTTGGCTACCTGCTCCCTCAGTGGGCACCTGCTGAATACCGTAAGGAGTTCATTGCAGGCTGGCTCACTGAGTACTCACTCTCTGTTGATAATCTCTTTGTATTCATCATCTTGCTTTCAACACTTAAAATTAAGAAGGAATCTCAGCAGCTCGTACTGCTTCTGGGAATCATGATTGCAATCGTTCTACGCGTCATCCTGATCTTCCTAGGCGTTGCATTAGTCACTCGCTTTACATGGGTCTTCTTCTTCTTTGGCGCCTTCCTTATCTTTACCGCATACAAGCTGGTTAATGAGAAAGAGAATGTGGAAGATGACGAAGCAAAGCTCGTCACATTCCTACGTAAGCGAGGATTTAGCAACTTTGCAATTGCTCTTATTGCACTCGGTATCACTGACCTCATCTTTGCTCTTGACTCAATTCCAGCAATTCTTGGACTGACTACAAGTAGTTACGTTGTCATCACAGCAAATATCTTTGCGCTCATGGGACTTCGCCAGCTCTACTTCCTGCTTCAAGGGCTGATGGATCGCTTGATCCACCTCTCACGTGGTCTGGCATTTATCTTGGCATTCATCGGAGTCAAGATGGTTCTTCACGCCGTACACAGCCTTGGCGTCCACGTCCCAGAGATTTCTCTCGAGCTAAGTCTGGGTGTCATCATCACCACGCTCACAGTCACCGCAATCACCAGCCTCTATGCCACCAGAAATGTGGAGAAGCCCAAAGCCTGA
- a CDS encoding YciI family protein: MKFLISVIDDLSNSGTPAEMVAIDAFNDQLRANGQWIFAWGMQAPETATVIDNRGGANSETGHPLFDSKEHYSGLWLIEAADAATAKKLAFDASNACNRKVELRPLH, translated from the coding sequence ATGAAATTTCTCATCTCAGTAATTGATGATCTCTCTAATTCGGGTACTCCTGCTGAGATGGTTGCCATTGATGCATTTAATGATCAACTTCGCGCCAATGGCCAGTGGATATTCGCCTGGGGAATGCAGGCTCCTGAGACAGCAACGGTGATTGATAATCGCGGTGGAGCCAATTCAGAAACAGGTCATCCACTATTCGATTCCAAAGAGCATTACAGCGGGCTCTGGTTGATTGAAGCAGCCGATGCAGCAACTGCAAAGAAGTTGGCTTTTGATGCCTCAAATGCATGCAACCGAAAAGTTGAACTACGCCCGCTTCACTGA
- a CDS encoding SRPBCC family protein has translation MTSEKVRSEIFNTGNPKIKSARIIVEASPSTIFAILSNPKRHRDIDGSATVTANVSGPEALVLGSKFGMKMRLGITYWITNTVVEYKKDELIAWRHLGRWRWRYELTDLGNGSTQVTESFDGTYAPAVAQVWLNFRKAYPWTQLAVAKTLVRLKAVAEAS, from the coding sequence ATGACTTCAGAAAAAGTTCGCTCCGAGATTTTCAATACAGGCAATCCCAAGATTAAGTCTGCTCGAATCATTGTTGAGGCAAGCCCGTCGACGATTTTTGCAATTCTCAGTAATCCCAAGAGACATAGAGATATCGACGGTAGCGCTACCGTTACTGCAAATGTGAGTGGCCCTGAGGCCCTAGTCCTTGGATCGAAATTCGGAATGAAGATGAGACTTGGAATTACTTATTGGATTACAAATACAGTTGTTGAGTATAAGAAGGATGAACTCATCGCTTGGCGCCACCTCGGCCGCTGGAGATGGCGATATGAGCTGACGGATCTTGGGAATGGCTCAACGCAAGTTACTGAGAGCTTCGACGGAACTTATGCACCAGCGGTTGCGCAGGTGTGGCTGAACTTTCGTAAGGCTTACCCTTGGACCCAACTCGCTGTGGCAAAGACTTTGGTGCGTTTGAAAGCCGTCGCTGAGGCGAGTTAA
- a CDS encoding DUF305 domain-containing protein, with the protein MQINIDKKNGILSGVIAVLIGVIIFLMGTQNGSSGLFGMNHSAMDGENNSTNSSLLGSDVMFFEMMIPHHQQAVDISDLAIARSKDTELVELAQKIRDGQAAEIIQMKNWLLDAGDSSMMGHGMNHSMGDGMGGMLTESELSTLNSLSGSKFDAYWLRGMITHHEGALHMVTMIRDSNRPEFRNFGKVIISVQTVEIEQMKKILSRMSA; encoded by the coding sequence ATGCAAATCAATATCGACAAGAAAAATGGAATTTTATCAGGGGTCATAGCAGTACTCATTGGCGTCATTATTTTCTTAATGGGTACTCAAAATGGCTCTTCAGGTTTGTTTGGGATGAACCACTCAGCCATGGATGGAGAAAACAACTCAACGAACTCCAGTTTGCTTGGTTCAGATGTAATGTTTTTTGAAATGATGATTCCTCATCACCAACAAGCCGTTGATATCTCTGATCTGGCCATCGCTCGCTCCAAAGACACCGAACTTGTTGAATTGGCTCAGAAAATCAGAGATGGACAAGCCGCCGAGATTATTCAAATGAAAAATTGGCTTCTAGATGCTGGCGATAGTTCAATGATGGGCCACGGAATGAACCACTCGATGGGTGATGGAATGGGTGGAATGCTCACTGAGTCTGAATTAAGTACCCTTAACTCTCTCAGCGGCTCAAAATTTGATGCTTACTGGCTTAGGGGCATGATCACCCACCATGAAGGCGCCCTGCATATGGTTACGATGATTAGGGACTCGAACCGCCCAGAATTTCGAAACTTTGGAAAAGTAATCATCTCTGTTCAAACTGTCGAAATAGAGCAGATGAAAAAAATACTCAGTCGGATGAGTGCGTAA
- a CDS encoding Gfo/Idh/MocA family oxidoreductase, which yields MTQKLRIAIIGAGRIGYVHAGSVNDTPELELVYVVDPFEENAKKVTAAFGGKVSNDPSAVIASGEIDAVIIGSPTATHIPLLRECIAAGVHALCEKPIDLDVKNVEEFRALANSAKTNITLGFNRRQDPQYKALKAKVASGAIGTVEQVILTSRDPGPAPQGYIAVSGGIFRDMTIHDFDMARNFVPDIVEVTAFGANSFCDYIKEEGDFDNISVIMKGSNNELITVVNSRHAAFGYDQRAEIFGDKGMLQISNLSDTTVKSFTKDGTTAGEPFMDFFLERYADSYRNELKLFIEGIKTGKVLGSTYDDGRAALILADAAHESAHTGKSIKVNLK from the coding sequence ATGACACAGAAACTCAGAATCGCAATTATCGGTGCCGGTCGCATTGGCTATGTTCACGCTGGAAGCGTCAATGACACCCCCGAACTTGAGCTTGTCTATGTAGTTGATCCATTTGAAGAGAATGCGAAGAAGGTCACAGCAGCATTTGGTGGCAAAGTCTCTAATGATCCTTCAGCAGTTATTGCCTCAGGTGAGATTGATGCAGTCATTATCGGATCACCAACAGCAACTCATATTCCGCTCCTACGTGAATGCATCGCAGCTGGTGTGCACGCACTGTGTGAGAAGCCCATTGATCTTGATGTGAAGAATGTTGAAGAATTTCGTGCGCTAGCGAACTCTGCAAAGACCAATATCACTCTTGGTTTTAACCGCAGACAAGATCCACAGTACAAAGCGCTTAAGGCAAAGGTTGCAAGCGGTGCAATCGGAACCGTAGAACAAGTGATCCTTACAAGCCGTGATCCAGGGCCAGCACCTCAAGGCTACATCGCAGTCTCTGGAGGAATCTTTAGAGATATGACGATCCATGACTTTGATATGGCTCGTAATTTTGTCCCAGATATTGTTGAAGTGACTGCATTCGGTGCCAACAGCTTCTGTGATTACATTAAAGAAGAAGGCGATTTCGACAATATCAGCGTCATTATGAAGGGCTCAAATAATGAGCTCATCACAGTGGTGAACTCTCGCCATGCGGCTTTTGGTTATGACCAGCGCGCTGAAATCTTCGGTGATAAGGGAATGCTTCAGATCAGCAACCTCTCCGATACAACGGTGAAGTCATTTACCAAGGATGGAACTACTGCAGGGGAGCCATTTATGGACTTCTTCCTTGAGCGCTATGCAGACTCCTACCGCAATGAACTCAAACTCTTTATCGAGGGAATCAAGACTGGCAAAGTTCTAGGTTCAACCTACGATGATGGACGAGCTGCCCTCATTCTTGCCGATGCAGCTCATGAATCAGCTCACACAGGTAAATCAATCAAAGTTAATCTCAAGTAA
- a CDS encoding DUF305 domain-containing protein — MLKKISVLLLAVGVILIPSGANASTHAKSLQNLGMNEIMFAQMMIPHHEQAISMSETALKKSRNQAILKLSNQIKSLQGTEKSQLAYWLKATDSSMTMDHDMQMSGMLTTKELASLKRLTGTQFDRTFLQLMIKHHQGAIEMLDLISDSRNAEAKALAKAIKSAQSKEITSMKLLLNKLK, encoded by the coding sequence ATGCTGAAAAAAATCAGTGTTTTATTGTTGGCTGTTGGAGTCATTCTGATTCCAAGTGGCGCTAATGCTTCGACGCATGCAAAGTCATTACAAAATCTAGGCATGAATGAAATCATGTTTGCACAGATGATGATTCCGCATCATGAACAAGCGATTTCTATGTCGGAAACCGCTCTCAAGAAGAGTCGCAACCAGGCAATTTTGAAACTCTCTAACCAGATAAAGAGCCTTCAAGGCACCGAAAAGTCACAGTTGGCTTATTGGCTGAAAGCGACAGATTCTTCAATGACCATGGACCACGATATGCAGATGTCTGGCATGTTAACTACGAAGGAACTTGCTTCACTGAAACGTCTGACTGGAACCCAGTTCGATCGGACATTCCTGCAACTGATGATCAAGCATCATCAGGGGGCAATTGAAATGCTTGATCTAATTTCTGACTCCAGAAATGCGGAAGCTAAGGCACTTGCCAAAGCAATCAAATCCGCACAAAGTAAAGAAATAACTTCCATGAAACTACTACTTAATAAATTAAAATAA